A DNA window from Helianthus annuus cultivar XRQ/B chromosome 15, HanXRQr2.0-SUNRISE, whole genome shotgun sequence contains the following coding sequences:
- the LOC110911465 gene encoding uncharacterized protein LOC110911465 isoform X2: MTDSMIRAVVEAIHSAPTQAVLYFSGGASQALGWLTSVPGASNTLLEVIVPYSRMSMIQLLGKVPVQFTSKETAEDMALVAYNRALKLSKPGSPVVGVGFTGSLVTTHPKLGDHRFYLSTRTSNRLWSSSVTLSKGLRSREQEELVSSQVLLKAIADACNISRSTTFVSDLTEHEVPAEREQCFDEDQELEQLIDGKICFKIFPFSSGTQISSGERKVILSGSFNPLHDGHLKLLEVATSLCSDGYPCFELSAINADKPPLTVAQIKDRVKQFEKAGKTVIISNQPYFYKKAELFPGSAFVIGADTAARLINPKYYGGSYENMIETLLGCKRTGSTFLVGGRNMDGVFKVLDDFDIPDELKDMFISIPVNKFRMDISSTEIRKSRG, translated from the exons ATGACGGATTCGATGATCCGAGCAGTAGTAGAAGCCATTCATTCCGCTCCCACTCAGGCCGTCCTCTACTTCTCCGGCGGTGCTTCTCAG GCGTTAGGTTGGTTAACATCAGTTCCTGGAGCTTCAAACACGCTTCTAGAAGTTATCGTTCCCTATTCTCGGATGTCCATGATCCAATTGCTCGGCAAG GTGCCTGTTCAATTCACTAGCAAGGAAACTGCTGAAGACATGGCATTAGTGGCTTATAATAGGGCTCTAAAGCTCTCCAAACCAG GTTCTCCAGTAGTCGGTGTGGGATTTACGGGTTCTTTGGTTACCACACATCCAAAACTTGGGGATCACAG GTTTTACTTGTCAACACGGACTTCTAACCGTCTATGGTCTTCGTCAGTAACTTTGTCAAAG GGTTTGAGAAGTCGCGAACAAGAAGAGCTAGTATCAAGCCAAGTTTTACTCAAG GCAATTGCAGATGCTTGCAACATCTCAAGATCAACAACATTTGTATCAGATTTAACTGAACATGAAGTTCCTGCTGAACGAGAGCAGTGTTTTGACGAAGACCAGGAACTAGAACAACTAATAGACGGGAAAATATGCTTCAAAATTTTTCCATTTTCAAGTG GGACACAAATTTCAAGTGGAGAAAGGAAAGTAATTCTTTCCGGCTCGTTTAACCCTTTACACGATGGTCACCTTAAGCTGTTGGAAGTTGCAACGAG TCTCTGTAGTGACGGGTATCCATGCTTTGAGTTATCAGCCATAAATGCAGACAAACCTCCATTGACTGTTGCACAGATTAAAGACCGTGTTAAACAATTTGAAAAAGCTG GAAAGACGGTTATTATATCAAACCAACCGTATTTCTACAAAAAAGCCGAGCTTTTTCCTGGCAGTGCTTTTGTAATCGGTGCTGATACTGCTGCAAGGCTTATAAAT CCCAAGTACTATGGTGGCAGCTATGAGAACATGATAGAGACACTCCTAGGATGTAAAAGAACAGGATCCACTTTCCTCGTAGGTGGTAGGAACATGGATGGTGTTTTTAAG GTTTTGGATGATTTTGACATCCCTGATGAGTTGAAAGACATGTTTATCTCGATACCTGTAAATAAGTTCCGAATGGACATTTCATCAACTGAAATAAGGAAAAGCCGAGGATAA
- the LOC110911465 gene encoding uncharacterized protein LOC110911465 isoform X1 — MTDSMIRAVVEAIHSAPTQAVLYFSGGASQALGWLTSVPGASNTLLEVIVPYSRMSMIQLLGKQVPVQFTSKETAEDMALVAYNRALKLSKPGSPVVGVGFTGSLVTTHPKLGDHRFYLSTRTSNRLWSSSVTLSKGLRSREQEELVSSQVLLKAIADACNISRSTTFVSDLTEHEVPAEREQCFDEDQELEQLIDGKICFKIFPFSSGTQISSGERKVILSGSFNPLHDGHLKLLEVATSLCSDGYPCFELSAINADKPPLTVAQIKDRVKQFEKAGKTVIISNQPYFYKKAELFPGSAFVIGADTAARLINPKYYGGSYENMIETLLGCKRTGSTFLVGGRNMDGVFKVLDDFDIPDELKDMFISIPVNKFRMDISSTEIRKSRG; from the exons ATGACGGATTCGATGATCCGAGCAGTAGTAGAAGCCATTCATTCCGCTCCCACTCAGGCCGTCCTCTACTTCTCCGGCGGTGCTTCTCAG GCGTTAGGTTGGTTAACATCAGTTCCTGGAGCTTCAAACACGCTTCTAGAAGTTATCGTTCCCTATTCTCGGATGTCCATGATCCAATTGCTCGGCAAG CAGGTGCCTGTTCAATTCACTAGCAAGGAAACTGCTGAAGACATGGCATTAGTGGCTTATAATAGGGCTCTAAAGCTCTCCAAACCAG GTTCTCCAGTAGTCGGTGTGGGATTTACGGGTTCTTTGGTTACCACACATCCAAAACTTGGGGATCACAG GTTTTACTTGTCAACACGGACTTCTAACCGTCTATGGTCTTCGTCAGTAACTTTGTCAAAG GGTTTGAGAAGTCGCGAACAAGAAGAGCTAGTATCAAGCCAAGTTTTACTCAAG GCAATTGCAGATGCTTGCAACATCTCAAGATCAACAACATTTGTATCAGATTTAACTGAACATGAAGTTCCTGCTGAACGAGAGCAGTGTTTTGACGAAGACCAGGAACTAGAACAACTAATAGACGGGAAAATATGCTTCAAAATTTTTCCATTTTCAAGTG GGACACAAATTTCAAGTGGAGAAAGGAAAGTAATTCTTTCCGGCTCGTTTAACCCTTTACACGATGGTCACCTTAAGCTGTTGGAAGTTGCAACGAG TCTCTGTAGTGACGGGTATCCATGCTTTGAGTTATCAGCCATAAATGCAGACAAACCTCCATTGACTGTTGCACAGATTAAAGACCGTGTTAAACAATTTGAAAAAGCTG GAAAGACGGTTATTATATCAAACCAACCGTATTTCTACAAAAAAGCCGAGCTTTTTCCTGGCAGTGCTTTTGTAATCGGTGCTGATACTGCTGCAAGGCTTATAAAT CCCAAGTACTATGGTGGCAGCTATGAGAACATGATAGAGACACTCCTAGGATGTAAAAGAACAGGATCCACTTTCCTCGTAGGTGGTAGGAACATGGATGGTGTTTTTAAG GTTTTGGATGATTTTGACATCCCTGATGAGTTGAAAGACATGTTTATCTCGATACCTGTAAATAAGTTCCGAATGGACATTTCATCAACTGAAATAAGGAAAAGCCGAGGATAA
- the LOC110913629 gene encoding LEAF RUST 10 DISEASE-RESISTANCE LOCUS RECEPTOR-LIKE PROTEIN KINASE-like 1.1 encodes MYLNVLHFLVLVIAGSALILVLSFVIFIIWCHCKRNLFSYASSKNKSPNLEDISLSCGVSFFSYKELEDATQNFDPSHELGDGGFGAVFYGKLKDGREVAVKKLHEHNYNRVHQFRNEIEILTKLRHPNLVVLYGCASRQSCELLLVYEYVPNGTVADHLHGEQANPYLLTWPIRMNIAIETASALVYLHTSEIIHRDVKTTNILLDHNFCVKVADFGLSRLIPNNVTHVSTAPQGTPGYVDPQYHQRYQLTDKSDVYSFGVVLIELISSMVANLALNRIQRCAIDELIDPVLGSDTNPETMNNITLVAELAFKCLQYDSDMRPTMNEVLDVLMNIQATGRVDTDDSITDLQTGNVLPLSETNDAVVL; translated from the exons ATGTACCTGAATGTGTTGCATTTTCTTGTTCTAGTTATTGCTGGATCAGCCTTGATCCTCGTTTTGTCTTTTGTCATCTTCATAATCTGGTGTCACTGTAAGAGAAACCTTTTTTCCTATGCCTCGTCAAAAAACAAATCTCCAAACCTAGAAGACATAAGCCTCTCTTGTGGCGTCTCTTTTTTCTCCTATAAGGAGCTTGAAGATGCCACCCAGAATTTTGATCCTTCTCATGAACTAGGGGACGGAGGTTTCGGAGCAGTTTTTTATG GCAAACTCAAAGACGGGAGAGAAGTTGCAGTGAAGAAACTTCACGAGCACAACTACAATCGAGTCCACCAATTCAGAAACGAGATTGAAATCCTCACCAAATTAAGGCACCCAAATCTTGTTGTTCTCTATGGTTGTGCCTCCAGACAAAGCTGTGAACTTCTTCTTGTTTATGAGTATGTTCCCAACGGCACTGTTGCCGATCACCTCCATGGAGAACAAGCAAATCCGTACCTTCTCACATGGCCGATACGGATGAACATTGCCATTGAAACTGCCAGTGCACTGGTGTACCTCCACACTTCTGAAATCATACACCGAGATGTGAAGACAACCAACATTCTTCTTGATCACAATTTCTGTGTCAAAGTAGCAGATTTTGGTCTCTCAAGGCTTATACCGAATAATGTCACTCATGTGTCAACAGCTCCTCAGGGAACCCCAGGATACGTAGATCCACAATATCACCAACGCTATCAATTAACAGATAAGAGCGATGTTTACAGCTTTGGGGTAGTCTTGATTGAACTAATATCATCAATGGTGGCTAACCTCGCTCTAAACAGAATCCAAAGATGTGCAATTGATGAACTGATCGACCCAGTTTTAGGATCCGATACGAATCCTGAAACTATGAACAACATCACATTAGTAGCAGAATTGGCTTTTAAGTGTTTACAGTATGATTCAGATATGAGGCCTACAATGAACGAGGTATTGGATGTATTGATGAATATTCAAGCCACGGGTAGAGTAGACACTGATGACAGTATTACAGACTTGCAAACCGGGAATGTGCTGCCTTTGTCTGAAACCAATGATGCGGTGGTTTTATGA